In Mycobacterium sp. JS623, one genomic interval encodes:
- the mce gene encoding methylmalonyl-CoA epimerase, which yields MSTEHVEARPALASALVTAIDHVGIAVPDLDAAIKWYHDHLGMIVLHEEINEEQGVREAMLSVRGAPKGSAEIQLMSPLDETSTIAKFLDKRGPGLQQLAYRTSNIDLLSERLRAEGVRLLYDAPRRGTANSRINFIHPKDAGGVLIELVEPAEEH from the coding sequence ATGAGCACCGAGCACGTAGAGGCACGTCCAGCGCTTGCGAGTGCCCTCGTGACGGCGATCGACCATGTCGGCATCGCTGTCCCCGATCTCGATGCTGCGATCAAGTGGTATCACGATCACCTCGGGATGATCGTGCTGCACGAGGAGATCAACGAGGAGCAGGGCGTCCGCGAGGCCATGCTGTCGGTGCGCGGCGCCCCCAAGGGCAGCGCCGAGATTCAGCTGATGTCACCGCTCGACGAGACATCGACCATCGCCAAGTTCCTCGACAAGCGCGGCCCCGGCCTGCAGCAGCTCGCCTACCGCACCAGCAACATCGACCTGCTCAGCGAGCGGCTGCGCGCTGAGGGTGTGCGACTCCTGTACGACGCGCCCCGACGTGGCACGGCAAATTCGCGGATCAACTTCATTCATCCCAAGGACGCCGGCGGGGTGCTCATCGAGCTCGTCGAGCCGGCCGAAGAGCACTAA
- a CDS encoding tetratricopeptide repeat protein, translated as MSRPRPPIAASMAGAVDLSALKQRTSPAGEGGATAPPNGVEITEANLEAEVLVRSSQVPVVVLLWSPRSEASAQLGDVLGQLATSDGGKWSLATVNVDSVPRVAQMFGVQAVPTVVALAAGQPISSFQGVQPLEQLRRWVDSLLNATAGKLEGGEGEEPERVDPELAQARAHLDAGDFDAALTAYQALLNANPNHEEAKGAVRQIGFLQRATSRAPGAVVAADSKPDDIELAFAAADVEILQQDVASAFNRLIALIKRTAGDDRTKVRTRLIELFDLFDPADPEVIAGRRNLANALY; from the coding sequence GTGAGTCGTCCACGACCTCCCATCGCTGCCTCCATGGCCGGTGCGGTTGATCTGTCTGCCCTCAAACAACGAACGTCACCCGCTGGTGAAGGCGGCGCCACGGCCCCGCCGAACGGTGTGGAGATCACCGAGGCCAACCTCGAAGCCGAGGTGCTGGTCCGGTCCAGCCAGGTGCCCGTTGTCGTCCTGCTGTGGTCGCCCCGCAGTGAAGCCAGCGCGCAACTCGGCGATGTGCTCGGCCAACTAGCGACCTCTGACGGCGGCAAATGGTCGTTGGCGACGGTGAACGTCGACTCCGTGCCGCGGGTTGCACAGATGTTCGGCGTGCAGGCCGTCCCGACGGTGGTGGCATTGGCTGCGGGCCAGCCGATCTCGAGCTTCCAGGGTGTGCAGCCACTGGAGCAGTTGCGGCGGTGGGTTGACTCGCTGCTGAACGCGACGGCGGGCAAGCTCGAAGGCGGGGAAGGCGAGGAGCCCGAGCGTGTCGATCCCGAACTCGCTCAAGCGCGCGCGCATTTGGATGCGGGTGATTTCGATGCCGCATTGACGGCGTATCAGGCGCTGCTCAATGCGAACCCGAACCACGAAGAGGCCAAGGGAGCGGTGCGTCAGATCGGCTTCCTGCAGCGCGCGACCTCCCGCGCGCCCGGTGCCGTCGTCGCTGCCGACTCCAAGCCCGATGACATCGAATTGGCTTTCGCTGCAGCCGATGTCGAGATCCTGCAGCAGGACGTCGCCTCGGCGTTCAACCGGCTGATCGCACTGATCAAGCGGACCGCAGGCGACGACCGCACCAAGGTACGCACGCGGCTGATCGAGCTGTTCGATTTGTTCGACCCGGCCGACCCCGAGGTGATAGCGGGCCGGCGTAACCTCGCCAACGCGCTGTATTAG
- the modA gene encoding molybdate ABC transporter substrate-binding protein, which produces MRGRFKRTMAAGILLVITASGCDAQSHPAPTTSITVYASSAMIKSLTAIGKQFEAQNPGVSVEFIFAGSSGLSAELANGGGADVFVSGDHENMAAVANAGLVASTPMPIAANDLVIATAPANPGHLVSLADLARPGVRVAVCGGPDACGSAVRQLEDRSGIRLNPVNIDTTDTDVLKDVTAGKVDAGLVFKTEALNDGHDVSWFAFPEAADATVTSWIAPLKDSDQAGLAKKFVQDVTDAASRKIFAEAGFAEPNEKFEG; this is translated from the coding sequence ATGCGCGGCCGATTCAAGCGAACTATGGCAGCCGGGATTCTGTTGGTGATCACGGCAAGTGGCTGCGACGCGCAATCGCACCCCGCCCCGACAACGTCGATCACGGTGTACGCGTCGTCGGCGATGATCAAGAGTCTTACTGCGATTGGTAAGCAGTTCGAGGCTCAAAACCCTGGTGTCTCAGTCGAGTTCATCTTTGCGGGCTCATCGGGACTGTCGGCAGAGTTGGCAAACGGTGGCGGCGCGGACGTCTTCGTATCCGGCGACCACGAAAACATGGCCGCTGTCGCCAACGCCGGCCTTGTCGCTTCGACGCCAATGCCGATCGCGGCGAACGACCTGGTTATCGCCACCGCCCCCGCAAACCCCGGCCATCTTGTCTCACTCGCGGACTTGGCCCGACCAGGAGTCCGTGTGGCGGTTTGCGGTGGCCCTGACGCCTGCGGGTCGGCGGTCCGGCAGCTTGAAGACCGCTCAGGCATCCGGCTCAACCCTGTGAACATCGATACGACGGACACTGATGTTCTCAAGGACGTCACGGCAGGGAAAGTCGACGCCGGTCTGGTGTTCAAGACCGAGGCGCTGAACGACGGCCATGATGTGTCGTGGTTCGCATTTCCGGAGGCCGCCGACGCGACGGTGACCTCGTGGATTGCGCCGTTGAAAGACTCCGATCAGGCCGGACTCGCGAAGAAGTTCGTGCAGGACGTCACGGATGCTGCCAGCCGAAAAATCTTCGCCGAGGCCGGCTTTGCCGAACCAAACGAAAAATTTGAAGGCTAG
- a CDS encoding DUF3817 domain-containing protein encodes MAPMTPAFDLRSATGWFRLVALAEAVSWVGLLVGMYFKYLGTPRTEIGVKVFGMAHGLVFIAFVVTGLLVGIAYKWAARTWLLALLASIVPLASVIFLIWADRTGRLEPAEAISAVAQPGRHASETT; translated from the coding sequence ATGGCGCCCATGACACCCGCATTTGACCTTCGGTCCGCAACCGGCTGGTTCCGGCTGGTCGCGCTGGCGGAAGCCGTCAGCTGGGTCGGTCTGCTGGTCGGCATGTACTTCAAGTACCTGGGCACGCCCCGCACGGAGATCGGCGTCAAGGTCTTCGGGATGGCCCACGGGCTGGTCTTCATCGCTTTTGTGGTGACGGGTCTGCTGGTCGGAATCGCGTACAAATGGGCGGCGCGCACGTGGTTGCTGGCGTTGCTGGCGAGCATTGTGCCATTGGCCAGTGTGATCTTCCTCATATGGGCCGATAGGACGGGCCGACTGGAGCCTGCGGAGGCCATCTCGGCCGTCGCGCAACCGGGACGGCACGCATCAGAAACGACGTGA
- the nucS gene encoding endonuclease NucS, with product MRLVIAQCTVDYVGRLTAHLPSARRLLLFKADGSVSVHADDRAYKPLNWMSPPCWVSEELDGPVPMWVVENKAGEQLRITVEDIEHDSSHELGVDPGLVKDGVEAHLQALLAEHVELLGSGYTLVRREYMTAIGPVDLLCRDEQGRSVAVEIKRRGEIDGVEQLTRYLELLNRDTVLAPVAGVFAAQQIKPQARTLATDRGIRCVTLDYDAMRGMDSDEFRLF from the coding sequence GTGCGTCTCGTGATCGCCCAATGCACTGTCGACTATGTCGGGCGGCTGACCGCCCACCTGCCATCTGCCCGCAGACTGCTGTTGTTCAAGGCTGACGGATCGGTGAGCGTGCACGCCGACGACCGGGCCTACAAGCCGCTGAACTGGATGAGCCCGCCCTGCTGGGTTTCCGAAGAGCTCGATGGGCCGGTGCCCATGTGGGTCGTCGAGAACAAAGCCGGCGAGCAGTTGCGAATCACCGTCGAGGACATCGAGCACGACTCCAGCCACGAGCTTGGCGTCGATCCCGGTTTGGTCAAGGACGGCGTCGAGGCGCACCTACAGGCGCTGCTGGCCGAGCACGTCGAGCTGCTCGGTAGTGGTTACACCCTGGTGCGACGCGAGTACATGACCGCTATCGGACCGGTCGATCTGTTGTGCCGCGACGAACAGGGTCGTTCCGTGGCCGTCGAGATCAAACGACGCGGCGAGATCGACGGCGTTGAGCAGCTCACCCGATACCTCGAGCTACTCAACCGCGACACCGTGCTCGCGCCGGTGGCCGGGGTCTTCGCCGCGCAACAGATCAAGCCGCAGGCCCGAACGCTCGCTACCGACCGCGGAATCCGTTGTGTGACTTTGGACTACGACGCGATGCGTGGCATGGACAGCGACGAGTTCCGGCTGTTCTGA
- a CDS encoding acetyl-CoA C-acetyltransferase, producing the protein MTTSVIVAGARTPVGKLMGSLKDFSGSDLGAIAIAGALEKARVPASLVEYVIMGQVLTAGAGQMPARQAAVGAGIGWDVPSLTINKMCLSGIDAIALADQLIRAGEFDVVVAGGQESMTKAPHLLMDSRSGYKYGDVTVLDHMAYDGLHDVFTDQPMGALTEQRNDVDQFTRAEQDAVAAQSHQKAAAAWKDGVFADEVVPVTIPQRKGDPIEFTEDEGIRANTTAESLAGLKPAFRKDGTITAGSASQISDGAAAVVVMNKAKAQELGLTWLCEIGAHGVVAGPDSTLQSQPANAIKKAIAREGISVDQLDVIEINEAFAAVALASTKELGVDPQKVNVNGGAIAIGHPIGMSGARITLHAALELARRGSGYAVAALCGAGGQGDALVLRAG; encoded by the coding sequence ATGACGACGTCGGTGATTGTTGCTGGAGCTCGCACTCCCGTAGGCAAGCTCATGGGTTCGCTGAAAGACTTTTCGGGCAGCGACCTAGGCGCGATCGCCATTGCTGGTGCGCTGGAGAAGGCCAGAGTGCCAGCGTCGCTCGTCGAGTACGTGATCATGGGCCAGGTGCTGACGGCAGGCGCGGGCCAGATGCCTGCCCGGCAGGCCGCCGTCGGCGCCGGGATCGGTTGGGACGTGCCTTCGCTGACTATCAACAAGATGTGCCTGTCGGGCATCGACGCGATTGCGCTTGCTGATCAACTCATTCGGGCAGGCGAGTTCGACGTGGTGGTGGCCGGTGGTCAGGAATCGATGACCAAGGCACCGCACCTCTTGATGGACAGCCGTTCGGGCTACAAGTACGGCGACGTCACGGTGCTCGACCACATGGCCTATGACGGACTGCACGACGTCTTCACCGACCAGCCGATGGGTGCGTTGACCGAGCAGCGCAATGATGTCGACCAGTTCACCCGCGCGGAGCAGGATGCCGTCGCCGCGCAGTCGCACCAAAAGGCCGCTGCCGCATGGAAAGACGGCGTGTTCGCCGACGAGGTGGTGCCGGTGACGATCCCGCAGCGCAAGGGCGATCCGATCGAGTTCACCGAGGACGAGGGCATCCGGGCCAACACGACGGCCGAATCGTTGGCCGGGCTGAAGCCGGCATTCCGCAAGGACGGCACGATCACCGCGGGGTCGGCGTCGCAGATCTCCGACGGCGCCGCTGCCGTCGTCGTGATGAACAAGGCCAAGGCGCAGGAGCTGGGCCTGACGTGGCTGTGCGAGATCGGTGCCCACGGCGTCGTCGCAGGCCCCGACTCCACCCTGCAGTCGCAGCCGGCCAACGCCATCAAGAAAGCCATTGCGCGCGAAGGCATTTCGGTGGACCAGCTCGACGTCATCGAGATCAACGAGGCGTTCGCGGCGGTCGCGCTGGCGTCGACGAAGGAACTCGGTGTCGACCCGCAAAAGGTCAACGTCAACGGCGGTGCCATCGCGATCGGTCATCCGATCGGCATGTCCGGTGCGCGCATCACCCTGCACGCCGCCCTTGAGCTGGCCCGACGCGGTTCCGGCTACGCGGTGGCCGCGCTGTGCGGGGCGGGTGGCCAGGGCGACGCATTGGTCCTGCGCGCAGGCTGA
- a CDS encoding adenylate/guanylate cyclase domain-containing protein — protein MSVARRLGRVLEKVTRQSGRLPDTPDYGAWVLGKSTESQARRRVRIQVILTAFILVANMIGIGAALLLVTVAFPVPSVFSDAPFWVTYVVCPAYILLALLIGTFWITRRTVKALRWAIEEHIPTHQDQLNAFLAPWRVARAHLILWGVGAALFTTLYGLQNTTFIPRFLFTISFAGAIIATACYLLTEFALRPVAAQALEAGPPPRRLTAGIMGRLMIVWFLGSLPVVGIALLAVFALYLKNLTETQFAVAVWILAIVALLVGFVLMWIVAWLTATPVRVVRAALKNVEQGDLDCNVVVFDGTELGELQRGFNNMVHGLRERERVRDLFGRHVGRDVAAAAEQQRPKLGGEERHVAMIFVDIIGSTQLVTGRPATEVVDLLNRFFAVIVEEVDRHHGFVNKFEGDAALAVFGAPNHLDCPEDEALAASRAIARRIRDEVPDFEAGIGVASGEAVAGNVGAKERFEYTVIGEPVNEAARLCELSKETPGHLLASSDTVRNASESECRHWTFGDTVTLRGHDEPTRLALPV, from the coding sequence ATGAGCGTTGCGCGCAGACTGGGACGGGTCCTGGAAAAGGTCACCCGGCAGAGCGGTCGGCTGCCCGATACGCCTGATTACGGGGCCTGGGTGCTTGGCAAATCCACCGAAAGCCAGGCGCGGCGACGGGTCCGCATCCAGGTGATCCTGACGGCGTTCATTTTGGTCGCAAACATGATCGGCATCGGCGCTGCGCTGCTCCTGGTCACTGTGGCGTTTCCCGTGCCGAGCGTCTTCAGCGATGCGCCGTTTTGGGTGACGTATGTGGTGTGCCCGGCGTACATCCTGCTGGCGCTGCTGATTGGTACCTTCTGGATCACCCGTCGAACGGTCAAAGCGCTGCGATGGGCAATCGAGGAGCACATTCCCACGCACCAGGACCAACTCAACGCGTTCCTCGCACCCTGGCGGGTGGCGAGGGCGCACCTGATCCTGTGGGGCGTCGGTGCGGCACTCTTCACGACGCTGTACGGATTGCAGAACACAACGTTCATCCCACGGTTCCTCTTCACAATCAGCTTCGCCGGCGCGATCATCGCGACCGCGTGCTATCTGCTGACCGAGTTCGCGTTGCGTCCAGTTGCGGCGCAGGCGCTGGAAGCCGGCCCGCCACCGCGCCGGCTAACCGCCGGAATCATGGGCAGGCTGATGATCGTGTGGTTCCTTGGCTCGCTACCTGTCGTCGGAATCGCGTTGCTTGCGGTGTTCGCGCTTTATTTGAAGAACCTCACCGAGACGCAATTCGCCGTCGCCGTGTGGATTTTGGCGATCGTTGCGCTGCTAGTCGGGTTCGTGTTGATGTGGATCGTGGCGTGGCTCACCGCAACGCCGGTGCGCGTCGTGCGCGCGGCGCTCAAAAACGTCGAGCAGGGCGACCTCGACTGCAACGTGGTGGTGTTCGACGGCACCGAGCTCGGCGAGCTGCAGCGCGGATTCAACAACATGGTGCACGGACTGCGTGAACGTGAACGGGTTCGCGACCTGTTCGGCCGCCACGTAGGCCGCGACGTAGCGGCCGCCGCCGAACAGCAGCGCCCCAAGCTCGGCGGCGAAGAACGCCATGTCGCAATGATTTTCGTCGACATCATTGGCTCGACGCAGCTGGTGACGGGCAGGCCTGCGACGGAAGTCGTCGACCTGCTGAACCGGTTTTTCGCCGTGATCGTCGAGGAGGTCGACCGCCACCACGGGTTCGTGAACAAGTTCGAGGGCGATGCGGCATTGGCTGTCTTCGGCGCCCCGAATCACCTGGACTGTCCCGAAGACGAAGCGCTCGCGGCCAGTCGCGCCATCGCACGCCGGATCCGCGATGAGGTGCCCGACTTCGAAGCCGGTATCGGCGTTGCCTCAGGTGAAGCCGTCGCCGGAAACGTCGGCGCGAAAGAACGTTTCGAGTACACCGTCATCGGTGAGCCGGTCAACGAGGCCGCCAGACTCTGCGAACTGTCCAAGGAGACACCCGGACACTTGCTGGCATCGTCGGACACCGTTCGCAATGCCAGCGAAAGCGAATGCCGTCATTGGACTTTCGGGGACACGGTGACGTTGCGCGGCCACGACGAGCCGACCAGGCTTGCGCTGCCGGTGTAG
- the glgB gene encoding 1,4-alpha-glucan branching protein GlgB, which yields MTQTNQLTSPHLRPHTADLTRLLAGEHHDPHSVLGAHEYGDHTVIRAYRPHAVEVAALIGGERYVFQHIEAGIFAVAVPFTDLVDYRLEVAYDTGGESPHLHTVADAYRFLPTLGEIDLHLFAEGRHERLWEILGAHPRRFTTPDGVVDGVSFAVWAPNAKGVSLIGEFNHWDGNEAQLRVLGSTGVWELFWPGFEIGGLYKFRVHGADGAVTERADPMAFATEVPPQTASKVTKSDYTWDDAHWMTKRATQNPVFEPMSTYEVHLMSWRPGLSYRQLADELTEYVVGQGFTHVELMPVAEHPFGGSWGYQVTSYYAPTSRLGTPDDFRYLVDKLHQAGIGVIMDWVPAHFPKDAWALGRFDGTALYEHSDPRRGEQLDWGTYVFDFGRAEVRNFLVANALYWLQEFHIDGLRVDAVASMLYLDYSRPEGGWTPNIYGGRENLEAVQFLQEMNATVHKLAPGIVTVAEESTSWPGVTRATNLGGLGFSMKWNMGWMNDTLEFIKRDPIHRSYHHHEITFSMLYAYSENFVLPISHDEVVHGKGTLWGRMPGNDHVKAAGMRGLLAYQWAHPGKQLLFMGQEFGQRAEWSEERGVDWYQLDESSFSNGIQRMMQDMNGIYRSRRALWSQDTRPEGYSWIDANDSANNVLSFMRFGDDGSMLACVFNFSGSEHARYRLGLPHAGTWREVLNTDADIYNGTGIGNYGAVEATDEPWHGRPASAVMVLPPLAALWFEPA from the coding sequence ATGACGCAGACCAACCAACTCACGAGCCCGCATTTGCGGCCGCACACGGCAGACCTGACACGGCTGCTTGCCGGCGAGCACCACGACCCGCATTCGGTTCTGGGTGCCCACGAATACGGCGATCACACCGTAATTCGCGCCTACCGGCCGCATGCCGTCGAGGTGGCGGCGCTCATCGGCGGTGAGCGCTACGTGTTCCAGCACATCGAGGCCGGGATCTTCGCGGTCGCAGTGCCGTTCACCGATCTGGTGGATTACCGGCTCGAGGTCGCCTACGACACGGGCGGCGAATCCCCGCATCTGCACACTGTGGCCGACGCCTACCGCTTCCTGCCGACCCTCGGCGAGATCGATCTGCACCTCTTCGCCGAGGGCCGACACGAGCGGCTGTGGGAGATCCTGGGCGCGCACCCGCGGCGGTTCACCACCCCCGATGGCGTCGTCGATGGTGTGTCGTTCGCGGTGTGGGCGCCGAATGCCAAGGGCGTCAGCCTGATCGGTGAGTTCAACCACTGGGATGGCAACGAGGCACAGCTGCGGGTGCTTGGCTCGACCGGCGTCTGGGAGTTGTTCTGGCCTGGCTTCGAGATCGGCGGACTGTACAAGTTCCGCGTGCACGGGGCAGACGGCGCGGTGACCGAGCGAGCCGACCCGATGGCGTTCGCAACGGAGGTGCCGCCGCAGACGGCGTCGAAGGTGACCAAGAGCGACTACACCTGGGATGACGCACACTGGATGACAAAGCGGGCGACGCAGAACCCGGTGTTCGAGCCGATGAGCACCTATGAAGTCCATCTGATGTCATGGCGGCCAGGACTGAGCTATCGGCAGCTGGCCGATGAGTTGACGGAATACGTTGTCGGTCAGGGCTTCACACACGTTGAGCTGATGCCGGTGGCCGAGCATCCGTTCGGCGGGTCATGGGGCTACCAGGTCACCTCTTACTACGCACCGACGTCGCGGCTCGGCACCCCCGACGATTTCCGGTACCTCGTCGACAAGCTGCATCAGGCCGGCATCGGCGTGATCATGGACTGGGTGCCCGCGCACTTCCCGAAGGACGCGTGGGCGCTCGGCCGCTTCGACGGCACCGCTCTGTACGAGCACTCCGATCCGCGCCGCGGTGAGCAATTGGATTGGGGTACTTATGTGTTCGACTTCGGCAGGGCCGAGGTGCGCAACTTCCTTGTCGCCAATGCGTTGTACTGGCTGCAGGAGTTCCACATCGACGGGCTGCGGGTCGACGCCGTCGCATCAATGCTCTATCTCGACTACTCGCGACCGGAAGGCGGCTGGACGCCGAATATCTACGGTGGCCGGGAGAACCTCGAGGCCGTGCAGTTCCTGCAGGAGATGAACGCCACGGTGCACAAGTTGGCGCCCGGCATCGTCACCGTGGCCGAGGAGTCGACGTCGTGGCCCGGCGTTACGCGGGCGACCAACCTTGGCGGCCTTGGCTTTTCGATGAAGTGGAACATGGGTTGGATGAACGACACGCTAGAGTTCATCAAGCGCGACCCGATTCACCGCAGTTACCACCACCACGAGATCACGTTCTCGATGCTGTACGCGTACAGCGAGAACTTCGTGTTGCCGATCAGCCACGACGAAGTGGTGCACGGCAAGGGCACGCTGTGGGGCCGGATGCCTGGTAATGACCACGTAAAGGCCGCGGGCATGCGCGGATTGCTGGCTTACCAGTGGGCACACCCGGGCAAGCAACTGCTGTTCATGGGTCAGGAGTTCGGCCAGCGCGCGGAGTGGTCGGAGGAACGGGGCGTCGACTGGTATCAGCTCGATGAGAGCAGCTTCTCCAACGGGATTCAGCGGATGATGCAGGACATGAACGGCATCTACCGCAGCCGTCGCGCGCTGTGGTCACAGGACACCCGGCCGGAGGGCTATTCGTGGATCGACGCCAACGACTCGGCCAACAATGTGTTGAGCTTCATGCGTTTCGGTGACGACGGGTCGATGTTGGCGTGCGTGTTCAACTTCTCCGGTTCCGAGCACGCCCGCTACCGGCTGGGTCTGCCCCACGCTGGCACGTGGCGTGAAGTGCTGAACACCGATGCCGACATCTACAACGGCACAGGCATCGGTAACTACGGCGCCGTGGAGGCCACCGACGAGCCGTGGCATGGCCGTCCCGCCTCAGCGGTCATGGTGCTGCCGCCGCTGGCCGCGCTGTGGTTCGAGCCGGCCTAA